One Aegilops tauschii subsp. strangulata cultivar AL8/78 chromosome 7, Aet v6.0, whole genome shotgun sequence genomic window carries:
- the LOC109743970 gene encoding 3-ketoacyl-CoA synthase 5, whose protein sequence is MGQAMPIAVLVLAMTIVVLNTTHLLSLSPIHLLLVGVLPAVVAAAYLMNRPRTVYLVDYACFLPSPSWRFPISTFVEHVQLMPFFDDPSVRFMARTLDRSGIGNETSLPPAQHHIPPRISLNDCRAEAEQVIFSAIDDLFAKTGIAPDTVQVVVVNCSVFAPEPSLADTIVRRYGLRSDVRSVNLSGMGCSAGVISAGLAAGLLRAMPRGRGGRALVVSTETITPNFYVGKERAMQLSNVLFRVGGAAALLSTAAEDKARARFRLAHLVRTTTAGADEGASYGCIFQEEDGEGNAGVNLSKELLSVAGNALKANITELGPLVLTLSEQLRFLWSLVAPRNLRKVKGRWRWVVRPRVPDFLTAVDHFCIHSGGRAVIDKVQRSLGLSDVHVEPSRMALHRFGNTSSSSVWYELAYVEAKGRMREGHRVWMIAFGSGFKCNSAVWECIRPADHPDKAWAGCIHRYPVSKYPQTRT, encoded by the coding sequence ATGGGCCAAGCCATGCCCATTGCTGTGTTGGTCCTCGCAATGACCATCGTAGTACTCAATACCACACACCTGCTCAGCTTGTCACccatccacctcctccttgtcggCGTTCTTCCCGCCGTCGTGGCCGCGGCGTACCTCATGAACCGCCCCCGTACCGTGTACCTCGTCGATTACGCCTGCTTCCTCCCAAGTCCTAGCTGGCGTTTCCCCATCTCCACCTTCGTGGAGCACGTCCAGCTGATGCCCTTCTTTGACGACCCCAGCGTCCGCTTCATGGCGCGCACGCTCGACCGCAGCGGCATCGGCAACGAGACCAGCCTGCCCCCCGCTCAGCACCACATTCCACCGCGCATCAGTCTCAACGACTGCCGCGCCGAGGCGGAGCAGGTCATCTTCTCCGCGATCGACGACCTGTTCGCCAAGACGGGCATCGCCCCGGACACTGTCCAGGTGGTCGTCGTCAACTGCAGCGTGTTCGCCCCGGAGCCGTCCCTCGCGGACACGATCGTGCGCAGGTACGGGCTCCGCAGCGACGTCCGCAGCGTTAACCTGTCCGGGATGGGGTGCAGCGCGGGCGTGATCTCGGCTGGGCTGGCGGCCGGGCTGCTGCGGGCAATGCCCCGCGGCCGCGgcgggcgcgccctggtggtgTCCACGGAGACCATCACGCCCAACTTCTACGTGGGCAAAGAGCGCGCCATGCAGCTCTCCAACGTGCTGTTCCGTGTGGGCGGTGCCGCGGCGCTGCTGTCGACGGCGGCCGAGGACAAGGCCAGGGCGCGGTTCCGGCTGGCGCACCTCGTGCGGACCACCACCGCCGGCGCGGACGAGGGCGCCTCCTACGGGTGCATCTTCCAGGAGGAGGACGGCGAGGGCAACGCCGGCGTCAATTTATCCAAGGAGCTCCTGTCCGTCGCCGGCAACGCCCTGAAGGCCAACATCACGGAACTGGGCCCGCTGGTGCTCACGCTCTCGGAGCAGCTGCGCTTCCTGTGGTCTCTCGTCGCCCCGCGCAACCTGCGGAAGGTCAAGGGCAGGTGGAGGTGGGTGGTGAGGCCGCGCGTGCCTGACTTCCTCACGGCGGTGGACCACTTCTGCATCCACTCCGGCGGGCGCGCGGTGATCGACAAGGTGCAACGGAGCCTCGGGCTGTCGGACGTGCACGTGGAGCCGTCGCGCATGGCGCTCCACCGGTTCGGGAACACGTCCAGCAGTTCAGTGTGGTACGAGCTGGCGTACGTGGAGGCCAAGGGCAGGATGCGCGAGGGCCACCGGGTTTGGATGATCGCGTTTGGGTCCGGGTTCAAGTGCAACAGCGCCGTGTGGGAGTGCATCCGCCCCGCGGACCACCCGGACAAGGCGTGGGCCGGGTGCATACATCGCTACCCGGTCAGCAAATATCCACAGACACGGACATGA